The genomic window GCTGTTCGTCCTCTCGCCGGCCGTGCTGATGGTGCTGACCGTCGCGGCCCAGAACGGCCTGGTGCCGCTCACCCAGACCGCCGCGGCGTTCATCGGCATCCTGATCCTCCTCGTGCTGATCGCCATCGGGGTGACGCTGACCATCACCGCCTCGCGGGAGACCGCCCCGTACGAGCGCCTGGCCGACGGGCGCTTCACTCCGGACCCGGAGGTCGGCCGCTGGGCCGCCGCGCTCGGCGAAGCGCACGAGCGCGCACGCATCCGAGCCCTGGGCATCGCCATCACCCTCTGGGTGCTCGCGCCCGTCCCGCTGCTCGGCTTCGCCCTGCTGCTCGTCGGGTCGCCCGTCCAGGGCTTCTGGACCACCGTCGGCGTCGCGCTGGTCCTCGTGTTCGTGGCCACCGGCCTCGGCATACTGCTGCCCCGCACGTGGGCGCACACGATCTCGGAGCAGCTCGACCGGCGTGCCGGGCGCGTCGACGAGGAGGGCAGCCTCGTCTCGGTCGTCGCCGCGATCTACTGGCCGTCGCTGACCGCGGTGTTCCTCGCCTGGAGCTTCATCGGCAACGCCTGGTACATCTCGTGGGTCGTCTGGCCGATCGGCGCCGTGGCCTTCGGGGCGATCGCCGGCGGCATCAGCGCGCTGGAGGCCTACCGGAACCGGCAGGCCTCGGCGCAGTAGGCGGCAGGGCGACCCGGCGCGAGCGCAAGCCCCGCGCTCAGGGTGGGCGCCTGTGCCACGATCGACCGCGTGAAGGCCTTCCGGTGTCGCGTATGCGGCAATGCCCTGTACTTCGAGAACTCGGTGTGCCTGACCTGCGGCACCGCGCTCGGCTTCTCGCGCGCCGAGGGCGAGATCGTGCCGGTCGACGACACCGGGACGTACACGGATGCCTCGGGCACAACCTGGCACGTGTGCCGCAACCTCGGGCTCTCGGGGTGCACCTGGCTCGCCGATGAGCCCGGCGGCCAGTGCTTCAGCTGCTGGCTCACGCGGACGAGGCCGAACGACGCCGACCTCGAGGGCCTCGAGCGCTTCCTGGTCGCCGAGCGCGCGAAGCGGGCACTCGTGTTCGAGCTCGATCGGCTCGGGATCGCCGTCGTCGGCAAGGGCGGGCCCGACGGCGACCCGCTGAACGGCCTCTGCTTCGACCTGCTCTCGAGCGCGAACGAGCCCGTCGTCATCGGCCACGCCGACGGGGTCATCACGATCGACCTCGCCGAGAGCGACGACGCGCACCGCGAGCGGGTGCGCGACGAGCTCGACGAGCCCTACCGCACGATGCTCGGCCACTTCCGGCACGAGGTCGGGCACTACGTCGAGTGGCAGCTGGTCGAATCCGACCCCGGCCGGCTCGCCCGGGCCCGCGAGCTCTTCGGCGACGAGCGCGCCGACTACCGGGCCGCGATCGACCGGCACTACGCCGACGGGCCGCCCGCCGACTGGCGCGAGTCGTACCTCACGACCTACGCCACGATGCATCCGTACGAGGACTTCGCCGAGACGTTCGCGCATGTCCTGCACATCGCCGACACGGTGGAGACGGCCCGCGAGTACGGGCTCGTGACCGTCGCGGGGATCGACGCGTTCGCGCAGTTCCGCGATCTCGTCACCGGCGTGTGGATCCCGCTCTCGATCGCG from Agromyces sp. LHK192 includes these protein-coding regions:
- a CDS encoding permease prefix domain 1-containing protein, whose amino-acid sequence is MNVVIAYLDTMFSAYPQTPRLLEAKAELRGMMEDAYAGLIAEGRSENEAVGQVIRDFGNLDELAPVLGITSDLAPGTESVAAPIAGPAADTAREGGARSTLPADRLPVVTLEEARAYAAAKERTRFRVAAAVVLFVLSPAVLMVLTVAAQNGLVPLTQTAAAFIGILILLVLIAIGVTLTITASRETAPYERLADGRFTPDPEVGRWAAALGEAHERARIRALGIAITLWVLAPVPLLGFALLLVGSPVQGFWTTVGVALVLVFVATGLGILLPRTWAHTISEQLDRRAGRVDEEGSLVSVVAAIYWPSLTAVFLAWSFIGNAWYISWVVWPIGAVAFGAIAGGISALEAYRNRQASAQ
- a CDS encoding putative zinc-binding metallopeptidase, which codes for MKAFRCRVCGNALYFENSVCLTCGTALGFSRAEGEIVPVDDTGTYTDASGTTWHVCRNLGLSGCTWLADEPGGQCFSCWLTRTRPNDADLEGLERFLVAERAKRALVFELDRLGIAVVGKGGPDGDPLNGLCFDLLSSANEPVVIGHADGVITIDLAESDDAHRERVRDELDEPYRTMLGHFRHEVGHYVEWQLVESDPGRLARARELFGDERADYRAAIDRHYADGPPADWRESYLTTYATMHPYEDFAETFAHVLHIADTVETAREYGLVTVAGIDAFAQFRDLVTGVWIPLSIALNMINRSMGNGDLYPFVIPERVLDKLEFAASLRGSALGRTAGSGA